One Natrinema marinum genomic window carries:
- a CDS encoding ribonuclease H-like domain-containing protein — MTAGEGTDLLALRCDAVADLTSAALADLLEYVDPDLLYVVREDTDVRVASRLRRAFDGPVVAAAGPADVRRETVAGVSFAFASSVSLLDPNEVDGPERSDADFVVCDDIAPTTDPVALEATLAGRDALARYRSRASESTTFLTGALEASYDHVWTATVDGETVRLPVRGVAPLRRSGAAELACLTCDRNGAAAVSSVPADRFGLRALAGVGPTTAERLRANGYDTRAAVADATETELRSIEGIGDATAREVVTSARALAESRVVRRSDEPVPPVAEGATPLFVDIETDGLQPTIIWLIGVYDPERDAYVDFADTDPGRDDPGAATREFVSWLAAEYDSPSLVAWNGHAFDYEHLERFITRYAPEYRDYWSENVYRYDLYDWAVRRNNAVLPGRTNRLEDVAAALGCERSGPAAALDGKTVAERVRRLLEASSDDADGTDADGEPASAPTIDWTAARRYCEADVRELAAVADAIAAAEPATDGDRATDGETTQTGLADF; from the coding sequence ATGACCGCGGGGGAGGGAACCGACCTGCTAGCGCTGCGCTGTGACGCCGTCGCCGATCTGACGAGCGCGGCGCTGGCCGATCTCCTCGAGTACGTCGATCCCGACCTGCTCTACGTCGTCCGGGAGGACACCGACGTTCGAGTCGCGAGCCGGCTCCGCCGCGCGTTCGACGGGCCGGTCGTCGCCGCGGCCGGTCCCGCCGACGTGCGACGCGAGACAGTCGCGGGCGTCTCGTTCGCGTTCGCAAGTTCAGTATCGCTGCTCGACCCCAACGAGGTGGACGGCCCAGAACGGTCGGACGCCGATTTCGTCGTCTGCGACGACATCGCGCCGACGACCGATCCCGTCGCGCTCGAGGCAACCCTCGCCGGCCGCGACGCTCTCGCGCGCTATCGGTCGCGGGCGAGCGAGTCGACGACCTTTCTCACCGGCGCGCTCGAGGCGAGTTACGACCACGTCTGGACGGCGACGGTCGACGGCGAGACCGTCCGGCTACCGGTGCGTGGCGTCGCCCCGCTGCGCCGGTCCGGCGCGGCCGAACTCGCCTGCCTCACCTGCGACCGGAACGGCGCCGCAGCGGTTTCGTCGGTGCCGGCCGACCGGTTCGGGCTGCGGGCGCTGGCCGGTGTCGGCCCGACGACCGCCGAGCGGCTCCGGGCGAACGGGTACGACACGCGCGCGGCCGTCGCCGACGCGACCGAGACGGAGTTGCGATCGATCGAGGGCATCGGCGACGCGACGGCTCGAGAGGTCGTCACCAGCGCCCGCGCGCTCGCGGAGTCACGCGTCGTCCGCCGGAGCGACGAGCCGGTGCCGCCGGTGGCCGAGGGGGCGACGCCGCTGTTCGTCGATATCGAGACCGACGGGCTGCAGCCGACGATCATCTGGCTGATCGGTGTCTACGACCCCGAGCGCGACGCGTACGTCGACTTCGCCGACACCGACCCGGGCCGGGACGACCCCGGCGCGGCGACTCGCGAGTTCGTCTCGTGGCTGGCCGCCGAGTACGACTCCCCGTCGCTCGTCGCGTGGAACGGCCACGCGTTCGACTACGAACACCTCGAGCGTTTCATTACTCGCTATGCGCCCGAGTACCGCGACTACTGGTCCGAGAACGTCTACAGGTACGACCTCTACGACTGGGCCGTCCGCCGGAACAACGCCGTCCTGCCAGGGCGGACGAACCGACTCGAGGACGTGGCCGCGGCGCTTGGCTGCGAGCGATCCGGGCCGGCGGCGGCCCTCGACGGGAAGACGGTGGCCGAGCGGGTTCGACGGCTGCTCGAGGCATCGAGCGACGACGCCGACGGCACAGACGCCGATGGCGAGCCGGCGAGCGCACCGACGATCGACTGGACGGCCGCCCGGAGGTACTGCGAGGCCGACGTGCGCGAACTGGCCGCGGTCGCCGACGCGATCGCGGCGGCCGAGCCGGCGACCGACGGGGATCGAGCGACCGACGGCGAAACGACCCAGACCGGACTCGCGGACTTTTGA
- a CDS encoding thioredoxin family protein, with amino-acid sequence MTATDRPTRLATGDDLDAFVDSHDVALVEFYTSGCAMCQAMEPVLGNVARATAVAIGMVNPGDDIGLVDRFDVRSVPTLVLFEDGDETARLAEGFQGGDAVTDFLADHVPTAVEAE; translated from the coding sequence ATGACCGCGACCGACAGACCGACTCGGCTGGCGACCGGCGACGACCTCGACGCCTTCGTCGACTCCCACGACGTGGCGCTCGTGGAGTTTTACACCAGCGGCTGTGCGATGTGTCAGGCGATGGAGCCGGTGCTCGGAAACGTCGCTCGCGCCACTGCCGTCGCGATCGGGATGGTCAACCCTGGCGACGACATCGGACTCGTCGATCGGTTCGACGTCCGATCGGTGCCGACGCTGGTTCTGTTCGAAGACGGGGACGAGACCGCGCGGCTGGCCGAGGGGTTCCAGGGCGGCGACGCGGTCACCGACTTCCTGGCCGATCACGTCCCGACCGCCGTGGAGGCGGAGTGA